The DNA region tggtagtaaaaaagactgtgctgcctaattgaaactctatagtaactctggtttggtagtaaaaaaaactgtgctgcctaattgaaactctatagttgctctggtttggtagtaaaaaacactgtgctgcctaattgaaactctatagttgctctggtttggtagtaaaaaacactgtgctgcctaattgaaactctatagttgctctggtttggtagtaatataCTGACTATTAGCATACTATTTGTAGGAACTTCTCAGGtcttaaatatattttaatatttttttcagctCCTCGACTGTTCTCAGTTGGTTATAATATAGTGAAGCCTTTCTTAAGTGAAGACACTAGGAAGAAAGTCATCATACTTGGAAGTAAGTGAAATACTTGGAGATGTTCTAGAGGGACattcattaaagtggccatatggatgagaatttggcatttattttggatttttatttgataaaacagcttcactatgtttttctacttgaaaaaacaatgtgaaataacatatactaagtctatgttcataactcaataaactgcaaaatattaaacaatgtatacaatgtttgttattgtacgtacaataacaatctttttacactttttccatatttttgcaatgtattgagttatgaacatggacttggtatatgctctttcgcattattttttcaagtataaaaacaaagtgaagctgttttatcaaataaaaatccaaaataaataccaaattctcatccatatggccactttaaacttACTATTTAGTtaaatttacaatgaaattactCATGGTAAATGTTAAGGcctaagaaaaaaaattgcttggtTCCAGTTTAGAgaaaagaataaataaaattgagaAGTCGTAAGAAATTGtagatgcagaaactgacatcaatttaaaaagacggTATAAAACTggtcttccaatctataatggctgtacatctgatgagaagaaaccaacagcacagagaccatatggaaaacactGGTGACACAGTGACACAAccacaatttcaaaaaatgtgttacTCACAAAGTACTATCATACCTTTGTGAACTCATAACAACTAATGATACTGTTCACCAACACAAAGCAGTAAACCAAATTCCACATTTCAAAAGCCCACTCCTGATCCCTCAGATACAGGGCATCCACCATCACAAATATTCTATCAATCTAATTCTTACCGCAATCTCCCACTCTTCTTTGTGTTCCGTATGTTTTAGTTTTTGGTTTCTTgtacttcattttcattttttctgagCTATcttaatgtatatgtaatgtatttgttgtattttatcacaattgcatgaaaaaaacccaacattttATTGATGCTTTCccttcaataaataaataaataaataaatatataaataaactaagctaaataaaataatcactGAGGGCATACCTTAAAACCTGGAAGGGGCTGTTGGGCTTGGGCTGGGCTCTTGGGCTGAGCCATTGGGTGTTTGAACTGAACTAGTACCATTCATGTTTTAAATGATAGATGATTTCCATGGTGAGCTATTGAAATACATTGATGCCGATCAACTGCCAGCACATTTTGGTGGAAGCCTTAAAGATCCTGATGGTGATCCCCACTATCACACCAAGGTAAggagactatatatatatatttacatatgaagACATTgctcatggttccaagaatcagaCTGTCACTTTGAATGGTAAATGTGGAAAAATTGAGATGTTTCGATCCACGCACTACATACCTTGATCCTATCTTTTGAATCAAGACTTTTGTAAAGGATGCAATATAGATTTAGTAGATGAGTTTTGTGTAAGGTAACCCTTTaagtttttcttgattttataattgtaacattttattgttcTTAAAGGCAACTAGAAAtcacatttacaaatgaaagtaaaatataaacGGTTACATTTTATAGAAGAGAAagagaaacacaaaatataaattaatacataGTTAAAGCTGCAAttggaacatttttttgaaaaagttttgttttgtacaattaccttactcataatatcatacaccataaACAGAATTGCATCACTTGTGTGTAAagatattttttgtagctgtatgcgcaataaatcatatcaaattgatatttgtattCGCACCCAACAATCTGCCCTGAAAGGTGCacatcatgatttcaacctctTTCTGTACGGCTTAATAGGGATAATATCAACAACTTATTAACttgtacaatgtcaaattattggtatttttcagttaatatattgtggtagtctgatcgaaaaatgatactccagttacaactagtacagttttagcACGGTGACGAATTCAAAAACTGAatttttgctcaagatttaaacttgccagtACACTACCAAtgtataatattgaccactattaacagatacaatgtcctTTTTATAGATCATTGACCAATTTTTAATGCCTCTATCTTTGGTTTATTTGagctagttgcagctagtgcaggtttttAAATACATTCCTTTCTCAGTGTGAGTTTgaattttaactgagaatagatTGAAATTGAATGACAATCTTTCTTACACATGCCATCCATATTCTGTACTGTATTCTTTAAATAAAcaattggtgtgtgtgtgtataatctTCATATCTAGGTATGCTATGGTGGTAAAATCCCTGAATCATACTATCTAAAGGACAAGGATAACACAGAAAAAATGGAGACTGTTACAGTGAGTCGCGGTTCTTCTGTGGACTTAGAATACACAGTGGAAATACCAGGAACTTTTATAAGGTTAGTGAACAATTCACCATGTTGGACCAGCTGGGAGAGTATATGCATGTTTTACTGAATTTTAAGGAAATGTATGTGTAAGCTTtacttatttttcttttttggaACCCCAGAGTTTTTCAATTGATTAAAGTAGTCGGGAAGACCACACCGGTGATTAACACCTACAAACGTGAACCCTGTAAGTTTAGCATTACAaaggaacaccactccaggaaatagagacattttcataaactatgggttctggagagtcatttcatgattttacatcacctacaattacttaaaatttcagagaaataccaagttgatcttgtgcctttgaAGGGTATCtgtgctatgggctattgcatcatgggagttaccagaaataatatattcatggttgaacaatgaatattcatgaatcctAAGTGCCtgttcccttcagtgtaaaaaaAAGCCCTCATGAATATTGAACTTTTGGAAATGAATTACGGGGCATTAAGATACATCCAGTGGATGCTgcataaattttgtataattgaATACACATAACCAATAAATGACTTGAAGGTGCCATCCTGTATGTTAACTGTATtttctatttgtctgtctgtcagctgGGAGTTCCAAACAGAAGGTTCGGATGTTGGTTTCGGGATCTTCAAAAAGGATGGTGGTGAGAAAGCACTTACTACCATAGTGCCAACAAGTAGATGTAAAAGTAACATCATCGTTGAGGATGGCCAGGTCAAAGTGGATGACCCCGGAACATGTAAGATATTAGAAGACTTTATTCTGATGTTTGATGTGATCGAAGGATCTTAgattttttgtgtttccctaGTTTTGCTGTAGCATGTTGTTGATCATAAATACTTGCAGACATCCTACCAATCACAAACTAGTATAAAAAGTGTGTGAAGTAGACATTTGCAtttcatgcaaatttatgcCAAACTACCAATCAGAAACTAGTATAAAAAGTATGTGAAGTAGACATTTGCAtttcatgcaaatttatgcCAAACTACCAATCACAAACTTCCATGGTGGAAAAAAAGGTGTGAAAGAGATGATTGCATGTCATTTCACTTGCAAACCTTTGTTTATTCAAAAACACATACTTCAGTTGAGTGCAGTCATTCAAAGATTTACTTGCAGATTCAAACAGCCAGAAAGTTCTTTGGGCAAAGTATTGGCCTAAAAAGAACACTTTCATGTCACGTCAAGACTGTTCCGACTGCAGAAATCCTCCCATTGAATAAGGAAATATAACCCTGATACTTTTAATATGACAGAGAATGCATTTTTATTTACAGATGTGGTACGCTTTGATAACACCTACAGCTGGGTCAAGAGTAAAAAGATTAAGTATTCAGTGCAAGTCTTGCCACCTGACAATGAGGTAGAAGCCCAACTTGATGAAGATGCGCCGGAATTTGATTTTGAGCAAACACAAATGTAAAAGAGagaatgtacagtacactatatGCTGTAATTGGTGATGCAGGGTGTGAATTGATCCTGCAATAACTGCCTTAGGCTTTCAAGATTTGAAAAGAACTTGCACTACTTCAGATAATAGAATGTGTTATATTGTTATATATtcaaacacataaacacacatgcaAAATGTGCCAGAATATGATTTTgatcatacaaaaatgtaaaaataaaaaaataaaaataaaatgaagaatGAAGAAAACATATTACAGTAATATATGCTGTAATTTGTGAGGcaaggtcaaaatagaacaaaaaggttgacttattctcagtacctgcaatagcatttcacctcatgctagaaggtcaaaatagaacaagaaggttgacttattctcagtacctgcaatagcattttacctcatgctagagggtcaaaatagaacaagaaggttgacctattctcagtacctgcaatagcatttcacctcatgctagagggtcaaattTAGAACaggaaggttgacttattctcacacatgcacatgcctatagtaatgcatgttgTGGTATCGACCAAAAAATTAAAtagtcattatttttatgacacctGTGTGGCAGAGTGCTATTGCAGATATTGAGAACTAGGttacatttattattcatagtaatgaatatgcatgaaatatatacataaattaacatatataattatgtaatagggaacttgcaatccagataTTAATGTCAGGTAAAGCAGTAAGTAACATATTGGATTACTTATGTGAAGAAATGAAAGCCATTAATTTGTAAGCAGGAACATTTACTCTTTACTCAAACAATGTTATGTCTGGcactacatacatctataaATAGATTGCAGTATGTCATCACTACACACCATATGGTGGTACAGATATATCATCCCttcattatttttcatgaaattatttttcagtTACTTTGTTTTTGGGAATTCATTTAGGATTATGCCTTAAACTTGACAATGCAGACATCTCTATAGATAGCATTATATTGTCATTATACACCATATGTCAAAAGTAGTACTTTTTTATCACCCATTAACAATTTTTCctgaaattattttttgagaACTTTGTTTTAGgttattcattttaaaaatgcCAATGTCATAGATGTAGCTGACACTGTAGATGCATCTAAATTGATAgctttatattttcattatacaccaTATGTCGACATTATACTTTTTTATCACCCATTAACAATTTTTCctgaaattatttttcaattacTTTGTTTTAGGTTATTCCTTTATgataaaaattgccttaaattTGACAATGTTATAGGTGACACTATAAACACCAAAATCGCTAGCACTATATCTTTAGCATACACCATATGTCAATACGGGTATTATTTTATCATGAAATTATTCTTCAATTACTTTATATTAAAGTCGTTCAATGCATTTTACTGCAACATTTTCTcatgtatttaatttttataatgAGCGATTTTGGGGAAAATTTCATTACCATTTTGTGGTCATTGACCttcagaaaacaatttttgttgaaatttagaTACGTGTAATTTTTACTGCCAATTTTATAgacatattattttttaatgagTGAAACTGTAAACAATAATGGTATGATTTAATAATATCCAACAGTCAATTTAGTGatatatttcatgtaaaatacaatttataacattttaaatatgcattttaaaatatgtcttttttttGAGAACTTAAGTATTTACCATGTGCTAAATAACTGTACTTCTTATTTTTGATGGCAGTATCAGTTTGTATTCAAGAATGCATGTTTATGGACTGTTCATTTGGAATCCcttttgcaaacatttttaatgagttgaaattttcattattatcCATTTAATTGTCTGCACAGTTATTAAATATTGTCTGGTGTTtacagatatttttttaaatgaaattaggTATTCTGCaatgtatttacataaattaccaTAAGTTagaatctgattaaaatctgatgtaggaataccTTTACCTACCTTGAATCTTTCATATGTTGTAGttggtttttattttattgttctgAGAGTGATTGCGTCTTCCTAATCATGTATGTGAGACGTTGGTGTTTAAATTCTGAGACGAGAGTTCTTCCTCAACAAATCATTGTAGTGAACTTGGTGTGAGCATGTATATACAGTGTGTTGCCAGCTACTGTTCATTGGCACTGTTTGATACACCTACATAGACACCAATAAGAAATTGCACATACTCCACATTTAAGATAGCAGAACGCAATTTGTTGCTACTTTTAATctgaatgaaaaacaaaaatgattttgCAACAAGATGCAGACACAgaggtgccaatgttttgatgtctgtatgtatggtgacacacttgttccttttatttatacaaaaatgtcacaagaatatttcattcaatattattatcttgaagtgtagcatgtgcagtttctgtTTGGTTCCTGTGTGGTTGGCAGTAACCTGCAACACGCTGTATATTACAGTAAAAGACGATAACTCTGCCAAAATAAAACCGCATTCTCACATCAGAGTCTGATCAGATTGCATACGGATATTACGTTAACACTACTGTGGACAGAATGGACTGTCTGCTGtcaaattataatttacattacCAACCTAACATGCTGTTTGTGCAGTACAGTTACAGTgtggtttgttttcatttcagtcGTTGACCCTACAACAAATTAGTGTTATCCACTGATTTACATAAGTTAGGTCCAGCAAGAAAATCGATTCTAATCAAACGGAACTGTAAAAACTTGAAAGAGTAAAAGAATATCCACAAAGCAAATATACACGAATTTTAAGTAGGACATCATATTTGCAACATTTAGTTCCAGATAGAtatcatgtaaattgtaaaggGCACAAGCTCAGTTAACTGTCTGCTGGCATTCTTACAACTGTTGATTACATAGTatggagttcctgtacatttttatacgtataataaattgcGTCATCGGATAATTTATgggttatatcctaataccaggtttgggttcagtcaattgcaagtgatggttaagaaAATGGATTTgtgactttaaaaaaatcagTACTTTGTATGACAAAGCCATTTGTGACAGTTTTACTCTCCATGGTTTTTAGTGAAACTACATAAACTTGAATCTGCGATGTAGTACAGCATCATTACATGGTTTAAtacatgttgaaataaaattaacacTCGTTGGACACGTAGTATAGATTTAATTTACAAGGTTCAAATtgcaatataaatattattaccGCATGTGAAAGGGGTTATGGGACATAATGTGTTTGATATATCCAATCACAGTGTATTGTGATTGTTCTATTGAGCCAAAATTTCTCGTTTATAAACGATTTTACATGGGAGATTGTATGGGGGTAGGCCTATACGTAGTCATCCATTACAAAGTCGGGACAGAGCTTTTGTAATAGATGTTACCTTTCTCTCATAATCTCCAATATAGGCTAGGTTTTGGTTACAAGACCGTAAAAGGGTCGGAGTAAAATGTATCATCCCATTGTGCAAGCCACTGTGTTTCTCGTCGTATAATCTCGTGCCCTGCAACGATGATGAAAGTAGGTCATATGCTCATTTGTTAACCTGTGTTATGTGACCTCAATAATAAGCCTGTGAAACATACTATCGCAGTGATGGCTGACTTGCTGTTCGATTTGTCTTGCGTCATCTTTGCACTGTTACTATGACCACACCTCGGACGACGTTGATGACGAATTTATCCAGTCTGTTACCTTTACTCTTTTGAACTTACTATTATCTTGAAATCGACACATGGAGGCTGCGAGATAGTGTCTGCTTGGCTAATACAAACATGGGCGTTTCATAGGGGCCTGTACATGTGTTGCCTTTCGAACTCCAGTCGCATCACATGAGATAGAGAACGGATGGTACGATCCCGGGGGTACGATAGACTTTGAAGTTTGATCGTATGTAATTCCATCCAATCAATATAGTACCAAAGGCATTCGTTCGTTGGATCGGTCATGCTTTTGTGATCTTGCCAAAAAAGAGGCATGACTCACTAgttgtgtatatgtgttgtCAGTCTCGGATGAGCGCGATATCACCAACAGACATTGCAAGAAAAATAAGATAAATATTAAGTAATTGTGCTATTTAGTAATACGCAAGTATAGAGGTGAGtgtatttaaataatatggTCTATTTATAATACCAACTATTAATATAGTGATGCTTGCATGCAGTAAATGaatgtcggtggccaagtggttaaaccacttgcctcttaccactgcggtcggggttcgaaccccattcagggttcgattaaatttaccacgctgtaagtaagaagagtgccattcagtttgactctaccgaacaacgcaggttttccccgggtactccggtttcctcctgcattaacactgaacccatgagggatggccctcactggacttcttgggagacaagtgtttaaatgcttaaagaactatccagtataaataaagattattattattattattattattattattattattattattattattatcaatgtaGTATGTGATTGCCATGCGTATGCAATACAGGATTGGCATGATGCTAGCAGAACTCATAAGTACTAGCCATGTATAACTGCAAAATACTGTCCAAATTTAGAAACGGTCTAAAATGGTTGGGGAAAAAATGATCTGAAACTGTGACAGCGTTATTTGTGccattttttctcattttcacATCTACATGCAAAGTTTGATAATTCGATCAGGTGCAGCAAATGAAgtcgcgcgcgcgcgtgcgtgtgtgtgtgtgtgtgtgtgtttcgtCCCAATTTTTCATACAAGGGTGTTCAAAATATCTACCCATATACAATCCAAAAATAGACCCATTGTTACTCTAAGGAAAATCATCTCCCATATGTTACTGACCCCGTGATTGGTGAATGTTCTGATTTGATGGAAACTGTGGAAATTTAAAATCGACCACATACCCGTACACCTTTCTATATGGGAGTACCTCTCCCTCGGAAAATGATGTATACATTAGATGGTTCGGCATATTATTATTCGGGCGGCATATGACAAATTGCAATTGATTTTCAGTTCGAGGGCATTGAGTAAATTATATTCTTTTGGCAACCCTGGGCCCGTATGCCATGGGGAGGTGAATGGAGGATGTACCACCCAAATGGGTAATACCTTTATACGGGAAATTCGTAAACGGGTTCAttttttcatctgaaaattccctAAACACACGGTATCTGTATAGACGAGTACTTTTTCCATGATGCTTAAATGTCTCCAATCCTCGAGTATTTTAGGCAAAATCACGCCCACCGAGCGCCTATAGCGCCTATCCAATTAAGATTCCGGGGTAACGACCTATATAGTGCCCCAACGACTGAATGTGCTGACTGACCTTATTCACGGGTCTCAGTGTTTCATATGCACCTTAAATATGGGTCATTTTGTTCACCGAAAAATACGTTACTTAGACAATTAGTAAATTGAAACACCCCTATCCAAAATGTATCCCAGTATCACAGCCCGGGGGTGGGGGGCGCGTGCTATTGGCTTACTTAATTAGCATTATGTAAAATAGAATAGCCTAATCAACGAACATACATTCCAatagaatatttgaaatatcttgGATAGTAATATCTTTCAGGCTCGATTTGGGGCGATGTGACCCAATTATtcaaggttgccactgattggaaagcatacatatactttatcactcattaagggagccttcagtatttacaagggggagggccggaggaaatcataCGTGGtcgtaaaacatgaccctctccccattctccatttgtaaaaagtgaccctcccatttgtcccattttgtaaaacatgaccctccccatgacaattgcatatactgaacgttaaccaatattcccattatatgtatacagcaGGGCTCCAaataatggccttttacttGCCCCGGGCAAGTGATTTCATGGCTTaggcaagttgttttgaaaagtacttgtcccaagggACAAGTAGAATTTCATATGATTATTGATAGGGATGTGTTTTTGCCTGTGACCATGctgtacttatcagacactgcacatgtctgataggactttggatacattgtatagccatggtgccaacaagtctggaaaatgataacattgtagcaatattgaGAAGATGTTTTTCTTGACTGtccacttttcaaaacaatctggacCAGCCGTCCTTGACAtactttgtttactctatcaagaaaatatacctggaatgaccagtgactcattgaatattgttcatcaataATAAATTGCAGACTggttttgggtgtttgaatcaactgcaaaactttcaaagtggcattttttgacaataaagaaaagaaagacCAATCAATCCCAACAGTGTATTTTTAAGCCACAAACAAAATACCCCACTATTTGGAAcgggcaagtactttttgatttgggcaagtactttttattttctacttgcccagtggacaagcgaaattttttcattatttcgacccctgaTACATAcgaattaaatgattttgaccctgtattagaaagcaatatttgtacatataaagtgacaaatttACTGGCTAGTTtaacctttctcttataatcatacacaatctagttagtcaCTCTAATCTGGCTCACTGGTAcaacttgagtcagtacatgtatcactgccCGTGTTCTCTataacattcaaaactaaatcatcatcatcatcatcatcatcatcatcatcatcatcatcatcatcatcatcatcatcatcatcatcatcatcatcaagggAAGACTATCAACTGAAATGATTAGGAGGATATAGAAACTTGCGCAATTAACGTCtttgagaggggggggggagattccTGCGTGCTTCTGACAGCATTTCATTCAGCgtggaggtgggggtggggtacgCAAAAAGTTTCCATGTTCCCACCGGCATGTAGATATAAATCAAGATTAGaaatatttttaccaaaaatgattTACATTCCCACCCAAGGCACTTTTTTTTGGTAATGGTGTTTGGACATTGACTTATTTGCAAGACCTGTTCCATGACATATCATTAACAACAATGTCGTTAGCCTTAACTGTGTATTcaaactttgacctttgtgtgacattgtattATAACAGAGGAGCCTAGACAACGCTGGATATCTGATTACAGGTGAAGATATAAAGAAGAATGAGTGGACGTGTTGGGGACCTCAGTCCCAAACAGGAATTAGCTTTACAGAAGGTGAGCAACATTGTGTACACGCACTTTGAAGAAAACAGAGCTGTGaaaggaggaggaggaggggggagggggaggagaAGAAGGAGGAGAAGGAAAAGAAGAGGGGTTTCGCTATGAAGGGTTGGGGGAGAGGATAGAATGGTAAAAGAATAACTTATCAATTAAACGGTCGAACATTGATAGTGAAAGCAGCACATTTCATCCGGATGCTATTGGTCTGTGTACCTACACGTTTCATAATATATCACtaagataaaataataataataataataataatgtaaaccTTCTGATGGTAATTTTAATAATCACGGTGCAAAGTGTTCCATTAATGTTTAAGAGGTGACACACCCGTGAGGTGATATTGTCATCACAGATTGTCATGGTGGTTAAACATAGATTTGTTGTAACAGTTGTGAGTTACAACAAAATTAGGCCCATCAAATGTGTAGAAAACATGCATGTACCAAGCCATTGTATCAgcaacatatttacaaatttgaaattacatgaaGTGAAATGAAGTCCACTATCTGATGACATATCACCAATATCGGAAATTATTGATTATATAAATAAGTATCATTGGTATCAAAAAGATTACTGAAAGTCACGATAAAGTGTGCAATACTTTTCAGAAGTACAtcatatattttggtacatatgCAACAACGAAACAGACTTTGCTAGTGACTTGGAAATTATATGCCCCGTGACCTTTGCACCAGTTAAAGACAGATACATTTTCTCAGTCAAGCGTCAGAAATACGCCACAATGCGACATTGATACATCACAATATGTCTCAGACTGTCTAATCACTGGTATGttatcttagaaaaccaaacAAGACTATCAACCAGTATCACTCGTGTTTGTTATCAAGCTATCTTCTATCTTCGCAAACTATAGGAAAACCTGTTAAGTAATATGTATTGTTGAAAACAATATCAAGGCACAATTTAACATTGTGTATTGTCTATAAGGATGATACGTTTTTTCTTTTCTAATTTCACTCCtcaacaaatatcaaaatctcAAAATCATTCTtcggtagatatatatatatatatatatatatatatatatatatatatatatatatatatatatatatatatatatatatatatatatatatatatatatatatatattcacctAATTAATCTTAATAGTAGCTAAAAACAAACTCGGACGCACTCATCATGAAGGTCATAAGCTTATATGGCACCAGATCAACATtaagggatatatatatatatatatatatatatatatatatatatatatatatatatatatatatatatatatatatatatatatatataggctgTAGGTTTTCTCGGCGAggttaatatataatatatattttaattgaaTGATTCTTTTAATGTTGAGTTATGTGATGCATTATTTTCTACTTCTCATTGTGCTCAACGTTGTAGTACGTACCTGTTGCATTATTGGTCTTTTTGGACCTCGAACACATATCGCATAAACAAGAATAGAGTATGCACACCATGTGGTGTAATCTTATAAGGTCTTATTGGTTACCTATGAACAAGTATCGGTATACTCAGCATCACACGCATAGTAGTCTAGTCCTACTCTGCATCCAATCTCACGATCTCTCTTATCTCTTATCTCtcagagatgattcgataccacgttAGACTACATCACGTGATGTTGTTCGGTTTCCATCATTTATCTAAGGGTTTCAACTTGTCATGGGTATCATTATCAATATATCGTTATAACAATGGCCTATCTAGAGATAGACATTTTAATTTCGTACTGTCTTAGTGGCGTGATAGATAACGGTGTAAACACGAGTTGTTGATAGTAGTGAAGATTAATCAGATTCTTCATTACCATTACAGTGACAGTACTGTCAATCAAGATTACAAAGTATCAGCTTAGAATAATGAGTGAACTTGGTAAAACAAGCAAAAAgctaatttttaatttaaaaaaaaataaaaacgcAATTTGCCAATCGTCctattaatatatacataccattaattttaattttaatggatATTGTACATTAGTCGTCCTACAGATCTAGGTATTCTAGTTGAGTTCACCAATGGCCAAGTATCATTAATAGGACCAATTGAGTCAAGTGGGATACAtcgacaaaataaaaaaaaaatacgtcACAGGCCACAAGTCCTAGTACATCATTCCTCACAGACCAAGAATATAGGAAAACACGTCCTAAAAGACAACCCTTGTGTAATTTACCCATGCGAGCATGGGCTGTTAAAATTAAAGATGTTTGCGTTC from Glandiceps talaboti chromosome 18, keGlaTala1.1, whole genome shotgun sequence includes:
- the LOC144449362 gene encoding SEC14-like protein 2; translated protein: MSGYVGDLSPKQEEALRKFKENVADILEPHHDDYYVLKWLRARHWNLKKSEDMLRAAVRFRKQMKTDELFRTWKDPEVLDKYLVGGICGYDKGGSPIWLEPFGHLDPKGLIYSAKSSDILKSKIVLSERVHEEYRKQSKKLGKRIDTAVVIFDIENVTLSHIWKPFMDVYGQVLGIMEANYPESLKICFITRAPRLFSVGYNIVKPFLSEDTRKKVIILGNDFHGELLKYIDADQLPAHFGGSLKDPDGDPHYHTKVCYGGKIPESYYLKDKDNTEKMETVTVSRGSSVDLEYTVEIPGTFISWEFQTEGSDVGFGIFKKDGGEKALTTIVPTSRCKSNIIVEDGQVKVDDPGTYVVRFDNTYSWVKSKKIKYSVQVLPPDNEVEAQLDEDAPEFDFEQTQM